Genomic DNA from Candoia aspera isolate rCanAsp1 chromosome 14, rCanAsp1.hap2, whole genome shotgun sequence:
CCCTTCACGgctgtccagatcaggaaaccgaCTCCACAAGGAGactagaactaagctttattgagataggccaTAATAATAGAATCATGCAAGTTCAACTGTGCTTTTCCTCCCCACCCTCTTACATCCCATATGTCAGGAAGGAACCAGCCCACATCTCTTCCAAATACTATCTCCTTTTCCAGGGCTCAATAAATgcttctggctttttttttctttttggtagcagtttctgaatatttccctcagGGTGCTGCTCCAGCAGACAAGGCAGAAACTCGAAGGACTTttctgcaagccagttgccatcACAGCTTGCAAATGTTTAAAGTTGGAATTATTAAACTACTAAGCTACTTCAGTACTTTTTTAAAGTTCAGCTCCTTTGGCAAGTGTGTgaacttgccaaaaaaaaaaaatcaagaatccTTTGGGGAGATAATCCAGGGTGTTGCAAGGAAAAAGATGGGACGGGGAGGGGGGCAACTCAATGGAACTGGTCTGTTTTATAGAATGTTTGCAGTCacactggttggttggttggttggttggtttgtgggTTAGTtgggctgcccatcttaagaaaCACAACTCTGGCCAGCTCACAACAACCCCAAAAACcaataaaagcaaaaagcaaaaatctgGCACACCAGCCATTCTCTTTCAATGCACCACCACCATcaacctcttgacttttttgacccccgtGGACCTCCCTGTCTATTTTAGCATAGGCTCTCTTGACCTACCAAAACACCACCATCTTTAGGCTCCAATGGCACTCTGTCCCAGaccctgggggaagagccagaatGGAGGGCGGGTGCAGGGGAACAAAACAACAAGGTTATAGCATCATTTGAACAACTGTTATGAAATCATCACTAGTAGAAATTTTCTTCTGATTAAGTGTTAGGTTACAaaagtgtttctcagtctcagatgagtggacttcaactcccagaattccccagtcccagcatgctggctggagaattctgggagttgaagtccacccatcttaaagttgctgagattgagaaacaccaggTTACAGGATGCCTGTGAAAGGTGAGACCGGGCAGTTTTAGGGCAAGAAGGAAAAACTCAGGCACCGACTGGGAGAAAAATGCTTTGTAAAGTCAAGAGAGCCTATGCTAAAATAGACAGGGAGGtccatgggggtcaaaaaagtcaagacgttGGCTGTGACACATCTAAAAAGAAGGGCCAGATATCACCACTATCTTGACACACCCACCGCAATACCCCTTGAGTAGAGGCTGTCTGTGGGAGTTGAGATATATTTCCCATAAAATGCCCCTCTTGTTTAAGTCAGAAATTACCAATGATTTATTCTGCTAGCCACACAAAGTAAGGCTGCGAGGCAGAACACTGGAGATGATATATTATACCAACATATGCAAATCAAGGCTGGGGAACGCAAATAAAATACAGACAGCCAACAGTTTTATTTGTCCTTTCTGACTTGCAGCTCAAGACTTGCATGGATTGTGCGTGTAAATCAAAGCAatctatggtttgtttaactatcTACTGTATGGAAGAAACTCTGGTGGCTGGTTTCACACAGCTTGCTAAGCTTAAAACGCAAGGCAAGCACTTTACGGCTTAGCATGGTGAGGGAATCCAGCTAAACAGTTCATGAATTAACTAGGTGGGGATCAATAATTCAAGAGCAGTTCTCATCGCCCGGTGATGACAAGTCCTCTCCTGTAGCCAGTTCCGCTGTTTTGGCTCTGCATTTTTGCTCTGCGGACCCCAGGGGTGGCTCTTTTTCATTCAGGCTGTAAAGCCCCAACCGGTCACCCCTTTTGGTTCTTTACAGAGTAAAACAGGTAGCAATTTCTTGAGTTGGAGACATGGCGACTTATGGAGACCTCATGTCACATATTCTCAGGGGCAggtttaaaaaagaagcaaaaggccTGGGACAGGGGGAATTCTTCTGAGAACTGCTGAGTCCAGGAGGCTTCTAACGCCTTTCTGTGTTGTGTTCCagagtgaccttggaagatgtcGAATCTTGGCAACAGCGACACCAAGCCCCCATGTTTACCCCGGAATGGACTCGTTAAACTCCCCACCCAGGCCAATGGACTTGGCTCTGCAAGCATCACCAAAGGGACCCCAGCGATGAAAAACCGCCTGTGCCAGTCTTCCGTGCCTGCCATCATCAGCCCAGCCTTAATGAACCACAGTGACCTGTCCATGCCTGGTCTAACTTCACCATTGTCTTTGGCTGCTCTGACAGGGGGGCCTTCAGGAGCCACCGTGGTGGGACTTCCCTCTGATGAGATTTCCCCAACCAGTGGGGACTTCCCGTCCCTGGAAGACCTCTCAAGCTCCCCCACCAAAAGACATCTGGCCGTGGATGAAAAAATCCTGAACCGCTTATTTATGTACTTTTCAGCCTGTGAGAAATGTGTCCTGGCCCAGGTGTGCAAAGCCTGGAGGAGGGTCTTGTATCAACCCAAATTTTGGGTGGGTCTGACGCCGGTGCTGGACACCAAAGAGCTGTACAACGTCCTGCCCAGTGGGGATAAGGAGTTTGTCAGCCTTCAAGGTTTTGCCATCCGGGGGTTCGATGGTTTCTGCCTTGTCGGGGTTTCCGACTTGGACATCTGTGAGTTCATTGATAACTACCCCCTCTCCAAGAAAGGGGTGAAATCTATGAGCCTTAAGAGGTCGACCATCACAGATGCAGGTCTTGAGGTAGGTCTCCTGCTTCCAGGCTGATGGCCATGCCTCTGTTGCAGGAAAGTTCAACCTGGGCTCTCCAGGCTGGAGGTAGCTCCCCCAAAGCCAATAGAGTTTCCTACCAAAACGTTGTTGCcaaattgccattttttaaaaaatgagactaaTGGAGAAAGTtatgtagagtccttggtgctctctgagcttggtggttggcttgcagacgtttcattacctgatgaggtaacatcatcagtgcgagggagtgtggagttggctccctgtttatatacagtagttgccctgccagtgttggtgggggtgtgtattgttttctgcttgattgtttgtctgtgttaatccctgcttatctggttGTTGGTTGCTAGAGacaatgtgttctggtctttttgtttccttcttagcttgtttgcttgcttatttacttatttattgtctcttttgaatggtgtgtaaatgtggtttatctctatgtgtctcttGGTGTAAATAGGGACATTTACACTCACtagtgctgatgatgttacctagtctggtaatgaaacgtctgcaagccaacaaccaagctcagagagcaccaaggactccacagttcaactttGAGCTACAGACAGTCTGTTCTGTTGGAGAAAGCTATGAAATATACGACTAGAAAAGTAtgatcaaaaaaggcaagatggcgtCCAGGAGGATATGATGAAAGTTCCACCCATTTTTTTATGTGACCTACATGCAAGAAATGTGTGACTGTTGGAGGTCGTTCTGCACCAATCCCCACCCTAAAGAGAGTCAGACAGGATTATAAACTCCCCCACTTTGGGCCAATGCCACTGTAATATGTGTGCAGGGCTGCTGGGGGAAAGCTTTTAAGCCTCCAGGTTCTCCTTCCATAAATCAGACTCAAATGGACAGCTGTAGGCATCCCCTAGAacaatgttcctcaaccttggcaactttaagatatgtggacttcaactcccagaattccccagccagccatggttgagaaacactgcactagaagcTACAGTGAAGCACCAGTGTCTCTCCTCGCCACCATAAATGCCCATGTGAATAGCCATTAAAATAGGGGACATTTAACAGCTCTTAATTCAGGGATTCCGGACTGAATCCGCAAATTATATTAAGTCTATCCCATGCTGAGAGTTGCTAGAAGTCAGCTTCATGTGTTGCGTGAACCCAGCCACTCTGctttataaaccatggcttagcctCAAGTGGGAACatagccattgtggcttattcaaccaaCCATGGTTAACAccaaccatggcttagcacaaagCAGGAACTCAGCCTATAGATCTCGCTTCCAACAGTATCTGACTTATGCTGGATTTTACAACTTGATTGTACAGGCATTCATCACAGAAAAAGCCCTTGCTTTGTTGTACAAAATTAACTTCTGACTAATTGGGTCCAGCCCTGGCTCACATGTGGTGTCCTTCCCAACAAGCCACCCTTTCCCATCAGCACACCCCAGTGGCGTCTTTGTATGCTGCCTAAGCCCTATTGGAGCAGATGTCTTTCTGAGATATTTAAGCAGATGGGTGAAGTTGCTGTTAGTGAGCAATTGCAATTACAGAAATTGGAAAAGTTGTCTTTGTTTCCCATTGCCTGTTATAGTAACGGAACTAAAATAGAGtaacagggagaaaaaaagaagctcAGTCTTAAATCATCACATTGCAGATTATTTTGTTCCCAACTGATTAATCAAGCAAATTATTCTTGATGACTTTATCCATTAAAAGTGTTGGTTTTACACCAGCTCAGACCATATTCCATCTAAAGCAGTACTGTCTGCTTAAGGGCAAAAAGGATGTTGGCTATAACTGATAGGGGAGTGCAGAAGACTAGGCCAGAGGCGTTCTGTACACAACGCATGGGCATCTTGAGGAGGAAGAGTGATGTCATTGCCCCAAAGATGAAGATTATGGATTTGGTGTTAGCTGCATCATAGTGACATAATTTGTATCATTGGCATGATGAGGCACATGATGTCATTATGGCTTCTTACGTATTTCCTATGATATAAACTATAGTAGTTTAAACCAGGGATATGATCCTTCCCTGACTACGAGAGAACTTCCGTAAGACAAGAAGGTGCCTCATATTGAGCCGCATGCTATTTAAGCCAGGACTGGCTTAAattgtggtcctccagatgttgctgagatACAACCTCCAGTGTGTCTCACTATTGGCCATGTTGATTGGGGCTTCTGGGAGTTGGAGCTTAGCCATgtctggagggccacaggctgcacacacacacttacacccCTTGATTTAAACAAATATTGATCGCATCCCAGTGGACTGGTTGAGAATGCTGTGATCTGAAACTTCTGAAAGAAAACTTGCAGGATTTTTCCTCCAGAAGTTGTAAAACTGCCACATCTCTACTTCTGACATCAGAAATATCTTTCACTCCACCTTATGAGACTCTATGACTATGTGAAGACCAGTAGGCGCTTTTATACAATATGCTGAGCTTTTATACAATATGCTGAGGTTAATATTAACCTTAATTAGTGTTTTGGAGGCTTAGTGTGTTCTTCAAATCCATACCCTTAGGTTCAATATGTTTTGCAAACCTAGAaactgggttaattcagtaaccaagtggAGCTTGTCGTCTGAACTCAGCCAATGGGTGAATTCCCACAATTTCGGGGTGGTAATTTGTGACTGTGTCACCGGAATCTAGCCATTGTCTTAGTATATTTTGTGAACTAAACCATCATGTTAAGTCAtagtatgttttatttctttgggtATCACATTTAACCAAGTCATTTAAAGACCAAGCAACTATATTTACACTTTTGTGGGGGAAGGACATaatgttatgcaaacccagcctggTATGTTACTTTACGTTCTTCAGATgctgaaaatgggttaattcagtaaacatgTGAAGTGTGttaaatgaaggcagccatgctGTTTTGCTCACCTGGGCGTGGAGTGAATTTTGTGATCTGAGTCTACCTGTTGCCCTTTCAGGTAATGCTGGAACAGATGCAGGGTGTCATGCATCTGGAGCTGTCTGGATGCAATGATTTCACTGAGGCAGGGCTCTGGTCTAGTCTGAATGCCCGCATCTGCTCGCTGAGCATCAGCGACTGCATCAATGTGGCCGACGATGCCATTGCTGCCATCTCGCAGCTGCTGCCCAACTTGACCGAGCTAAATCTTCAGGCCTATCACGTGACGGATACAGCCCTGGCCTACTTCACTGCCAAGCAGGGTTACACAACCCACACTCTCCGCCTGAACTCCTGCTGGGAAATCACAAACCATGGAGTGGTCAACATGGTGCACAGCCTCCCCAACTTGAGTGTGCTCAGCCTCTCTGGCTGCTCGAAGGTGACGGATGATGGTGTGGAGTTGGTAGCAGAGAACCTCCGCAAGCTTCGGAGCTTGGACCTGTCGTGGTGCCCTCGGATCACGGATATGGCTCTGGAGTACATTGCCTGTGACCTCCACAAGTTGGAAGAGCTGGTGCTTGATAGGTAAGGAGGGAACTGATCTTCCAGATTCCTTTCGTGAGTGCCAAGATTGAGGCCTGAAACAAGAAATCCCAGGGAATTAGGTGTACAGGGTCTAAGAAAAGTTTGGACAGCTTGGGGTCATGCCATTGACTACCTTCAACTGAGCTGAGAAAAGAACTTGCAAAGGTCATGATCCAAAGAGGCAAAGTGGAAGGGGCACAGGGTGGAGAGTGGGACAGACAAGGATGAGGTAAGGCAATGGAAGGACCCATGAGATGACCCCAAGTTAGAGAAACAGAGAATTAACTTGGTCCAAGGTAGCTTCCAATGTTCTGAAATGTTCTTCAGAACCTCAGAGGGCTCCCAATGAGATGCTGGGCCTCAAGTACATTTTCTCAAAGACCTGTGATTCAAGGTCCCATGAAACTGATGGCCACCCTGATAGCAACACATCCAGTAAAAATCTGTTATGGTGCTATCATCCTATCAACATCTGATCCATCCATTCCCTTTTTTTCCAAATCCCCATTGGTAGCTCACTTGCCAAGTGATATTGTCTAGCAGGTTTGAATGGACCTTCTCCTAGTATTAGGATGGACAGCAGGGTCACTACTTCCATGCTCAGTTTGTCTCAATCATCATAAGTCTTCTGATCTAGAAATGTCCACCTCTTCTTCTCCAGCTTGGTATCACCCATCCTCTATGATCTGATGCTGCCCCCTTGTGAGTTGTCCTAGCTCACACACAAGGGACATTGGGAAAGCCTAAGTAACATTTCACTGGTTCTGCCATGTATCTACCCCTCTCCAGATAACTGAATTTTTGCAAGGCTAGGCAACTTTCCAGGGGCCTTCAAAACCCTGAGCAGTTTTAACAGATTTAATTTGctcttggatgatgatgatgatgatgatcatcatcatcatcatcatcatcctttggTGAATTGATGGAGGTGAAGGGCACAATGGCCCCTTGAGGTCTGCAGAGGCTTAAAGCACCTATTGAATCCTTTCATCCTCCTAAGCCTTCCCCAAAACTGGCCCTCGTCCCACCCTCTTTTATGAGTCAGACCTTCAACAGGCTGCACAAAGTCCAAGGTGGCCCTTGTCCTGATGAAAATTGCATGCCTGTGCAATAGGACCATAGTTTGCTTACTCCTCTAGGGAGATACTCCCTTTGTTCTCCTGCTTTTATCTTTACAGTTGTCCATCTTCATTTCTCTGGCAGGTGTGTACGGATAACAGACACTGGGCTCAGTTACTTGTCCACCATGTCATCTCTTAGGAACCTGTATCTCCGCTGGTGCTGTCAGGTAGGTTAAGGAGAGCTGGCAGAGAAGCAGCTGTTTGCAAATTCTCTCCTTGCGAGCTTCACCCAGAACAAGGCTTGCAATTTGCAATGGAGCATCAGGAACAAAGTATGCATTTGTTTGTAGGGCTTGGTGTCTCACaatcctttcttctcctcctttgcAGGTGCAAGATTTTGGGCTGAAACATCTGCTGGGAATGAGAAGTATACGCCTCTTGTCTCTTGCTGGTGAGAGTTGGATTTGGGGGATCCTTTCAGATCCAGTGGGACATGGGGTTGGAAGATAGAGAGATTTTGGATCCACTGGGGCCTCCCTCATTCAGTAATGGTTAAAGCGCTTGCAATTTTTTTCATGGAAAATTCAGGGTCTGGGCAAAACCTTTGAGGTATTGCCAGATTgtgtgtttgcttgcttttattcCCAAGAAAGATGGCAATAGAAAGAATGGAAAGGGTTAATTTTCTTCCACTACCAAACTGGGTCACAAAAATTTGGTAGTTGTCTGTCCTATGCCAGGGTTTTCAAACGTGGCCGCTTGacaaattctgggagctgaaatccacgcatcttcaagttgccaagtttgagaaacaatgGTCTATGCCAGAAACCTGCTGAGTCCGTTTGatcagagggaaagaaaaagagcttTGCATAGCCCAGAAAATGGTGATTCAGCCAGTCATATTATTATCACATAATTTCTACCCAGGGCACTCAAGTGAAGTCCCATAGAGCGTTCTGCTATAAACTCCCTAGCTGAGCAGAGAAGGAGCTAATAGCCAGGATCAGGTAAAACTACACAGGGCTAAGTTCACACAACAAGCAAACTGGAGATCAGCAATCCCACAAGTGTGGTATTTATCTAACATGCGATGTGTCAAAGAATAAACCACCTAATGTGGTGTtgctcagccttgggaacttgaagatgtgtgcattcaactcccagaattccccagccggccaattgagaattctgggagttgaagtccacacatcttcaagttcccaaggttgagaaacactgatttaatggtTTTACAGACAAGGGCTGGGTTTCCACCGCACCCTAAACCCCAAACTCCCTGCTTCCTTTGACCTTAAACTAGCTTGTGGTGTGAAACCAGCCGCAGATGGTAGTGTGCCCCAGGTTCAGATGCACCAACTCAGACAGGCGCAGGCATGCATACAGACGCGTGCATGTCTGCGCAGACACACACATGGCACACCCGTGCCCCGATATGCACACGCAGATGCCGACAAGTATTGACCCAGACACACAGATGCccctgcacgcacacacacacacacacacacaagtatccCAATACCGAAATAAAGATTCTCAGAATGAAAGAACGTCTCCCTGTTTTCTTTTCAAGTCACCTCTGATGTTAGCCTTTTGAGCTGAGATATTCTTTCTTGTTCACCGGGCACTCTCTGATTTCACTTTGCCAGGCTGTCCTCTGCTGACCACCACGGGGCTTTCAGGCCTAGCTCAGCTTCATGACCTGGAAGAACTGGAGCTGACCAATTGCCCAGGCGCTACTCCTGagctttttaaatacttttcccAACACCTGCCTGGCTGCATGGTGATCGAGTAAGCAGCTCGCTAGAAGGATCTGCCCAAACCCTGGAGTCATGTTCTCCAATCCTAACCCAGCACTGACCAACCAACCAGAgccaaggttttatttatttattcatcattgaTATATATCTATGTATGGATGtatggatatatagatatatatggaTGGtttctttccagaagagatgctgTGACTTAAGATCACACACTCACACGTGTACACTCAAAGGGAAAAACAGTGCAACGAACGCAAATGAACAATCGAGAAAGAGTTGGTCACTAGGTGGATCGGCCGTGGCTCTACAAAGTGGAAGAATTGTTCCTCAAGTTTGTAAATCCTGATGTCTCCATCATCTCTCATCTTCCTTGTAGTGAGCTGTTTGGAAACCTTACCTTGTGGGGGAAAAGAATAAGGAAAACATACACATGTGCACAGAAACCCCAACAGCAAAACCAAATGAAAGGGATGTGGGGAAATGAGCACAAAAATCCCAATGGCCGATTAGCCAGTTGGCAGGCAAGCCAACGCCACTCAGTGCTGGATGAAAATGGTTTCCGTCCGTCCGGGCATTTAATGCTGTATGGGCAGGGAGAGGTTTGCCTATGAGCCTACCCAGTCTGGGGGGCGCAAAGATACAGGGACCAGTCCTTGTGAAGGCCTTCGAGGTACGGATGTTGGATGGTTGACCCTGCCCTCGAAGTGGTTGGCATTGTTTACATTGGAGGTGGGAAGTTGAACAAGGGAAGTCAAGCGCCCTCCAGAGATTCCCTGGGCCAGGTGGAACATCAACGGTTGTGGAACGGATTCGCCTCTGAATTCCAAGAATGGGACGCTGCTGCAGTGAAATGACTCTTATAAAAGGAAATGTTGGGGtcaggggggagaggaggaggaggaggaggaggaggaagaaggaaactgACCAATGCTGTGAGAGAAAACCTTGGATCTTGTCCCAGAAATTCTTGGAGCTCTGGATTTTGGGGAGCTCCTCGTCCTTGGAAGCTCCAGAAAGAGGAGCTGTTTGGAACGCCAAGCTAGACAGTGAGGAGATCGACTGGAGGAACCCACCCAAACGGTCCCAGCTGACTCGAAGCTCACACAACGCACGCTCCTTGGTGGATCCcatctgcctccttttctttgttttctttttttcattttgtttctactCTCTTGAGTTTGCTAATGAATGAATAAGGGGactttcccctccccctctcttTGGAGCAAACCACAACCTTTGCATGCTCGCTTGCTTCCGTCTTGTGATAAGGTAGAGTCTGAATTCGCTTTGGGCTGTGGGTGGCAGTTTTTTGATCCTGGCTTGGCTCGTCTGTTCTGGTGTAAAAAGCTGATGTGGCTTGTATGCCATCCTTGTTCCATTTCTCCAGACTTGCAGATCATCAGCTGTACATTCCACTCCTGTCCAAGAGGGGAGGGAGgcatctctcctttcctttcctttctccatcCCGCCAACCCCAGTTCCATCTTCCATCACAacattcccttctttccttcctgacCTCCCTCCGCCAAACAAAGGGGGAACTGTGCTTGCTGGTTCTCTTCCAGGCCAAGATTGCTGCTGACCAGCTGTTTGGTGACACGTTGCTTTGTGCCCCATCACTTTTAGAAGCCATTTCCAAGGCCCCATGGGACAATAAGGGGCTAAGGGCAACTCCAGCATTCAGGCATTCCTCCTTCTGACCCAGAGATCCGTTCCAGGGCAGAGCCGTGCACAGGCAAGACTGGGAGAGCAACGGGCTCTTTCAGCAACTGGTTCAAGTGGGATTCCAGCCCTGGATCTCCCTGGGATGGCTGGGCAGTTAAAGCCACCCCTTCTCTCCTTTGGAAGAGTGGCTGTGCTCTTCCATCATGCTACCCCAGTAGAGTGCCCGTGtggtttttgttcatttttgcttctttgggagagaaagaggagagagCCCATTTCTATGGGTGGGCATGTGGTCATCCACAGCAGAGAAACTGTGCTCACCGTCCCTCTCTCCAAGAAGCTGTTGGGCCGGGCTCTGGATGCTTTCTGCTCTCCAAAGATGGTTGGATAAGTCCATGTCTTCTTTATTCCCAACCCCCCACCTCATGTGTTTCCTTCCCCCAAGATCCAGTCCCACGCATGCTAATATGCTGGAGAGGAGCAGGGATGACAGGTGAACCAATGGAAGCCATGACTTTTGTTGAATTGCATCCCACAGAGCTGGGGAAACCAGGCGAGATTGTCTTGAAGGCAGACTTCAGACCATGTTGCACCCAACGTTCTCTTGACCCCACTGTTGGGCAGGGAGAATGGCAGGCGCTCCTCGttgttttccttccaggccccaCTAAAAGGGCAGCAAAGGGGATATTTCCATATGGAGTAGCCCTTGCATGTCACTCTACCTTCTctggaggaagagaaaggggaggCGGCAATCAATGCAGGCAGGCTGGGGGTGATGGAAGGGGTAGGCCAGCATGTCCGGGGCGGCCCAGTTAGGGAAAATGGCCTTAGTGGTTGTCTCCCCAGGTCCCGAAGCAGCTGACTTGCAAGGCTTCTGGGCTTGAGCCAAGACGGGCATAGCTTATTAGACAGTTTTCAGCTCATGAGTGCCTTCAGTGGCCACCTCATTTTCTTACAGATTTAAATAAAgccaaaaaaacacaaaaaacaaaacccaccaccCACCAAAACGAGCATGTTCCTCCAGTTCTGATCTCAGAGGGAGAGGAAGGTGCAATGCCAAAAAACCTGGCCTGATTCTACCACCTCTTGAGCTCTTCCAGCAGCTGAGTGAATGCCCTCCATGTATACCAGCGGACCACAGGCACTGTGCACCACGATTGCTTTGGAGTCTTCCCAGCACCCGCATCTTGCCCAGGGCTTCATCCGAGCTTGGAATTTCAGTGCCAGCCATGCACTGATGCCAAAATTCTGTGCTAAAAGACAGCTGGCTACCCACTCATACCGTTTCCATCCTTTTCCCCAAACTGCCAAACTCGTTCTTGATTAGCTCTGAAAAATCACACCAATCAGAGGTATATGAATGCGATGCTTGTGAACTTAGCTATATGGAGTGGCTTAATGAAAAAGTAGCCCGACACATTTTCCTCCTGCCCAATCTGCTTAAGagggtgggcaacctgcagcTTGAAAGCCACAGGAGGCCCTTGGCCCAACAGCCTTGAACTAATGTTGAAAGACCTCTGCAAAGCATCAGTCCAGATCTCAGTTAACAGCTAGTTTCctctttctggaaggctggggcttaggagagaaaaacaaagacaGAGATTTGGTCATCTCATTCACCTTAAGCGCTGTCGCGACCCATCATCTTCCCCAACACTCAGCTTGCACCCCTAACGAATTAGGTTTAAGGAAATTCATGCATTTGATCTCTTGGCCTGATTCCAAACCTTCCCTAATATTTATTTCTCCCAGTCCAATAGATTGGGAGAAATCATCCAaacgcttgcttgcttgcttgcttgcttgcttgcttgcttgcttgcttgcttatttagaTACGTAGGCagtaatttgtatgctgcctacttTCAGGACTCTAAGCCAGGCAACAGATGCGTATGTTTTTTCCTTGCATCCCATAGACAGCAATGCAATGCGGCCAGATAACAGACACATTTGGATCTGCTGCAGCTTTCCTTGGCTCAGGCCAATGAGCTGCCTCTCATTTTGCAGAATGCTGTCCAAATTCAGCAGAAA
This window encodes:
- the FBXL16 gene encoding F-box/LRR-repeat protein 16, translated to MSNLGNSDTKPPCLPRNGLVKLPTQANGLGSASITKGTPAMKNRLCQSSVPAIISPALMNHSDLSMPGLTSPLSLAALTGGPSGATVVGLPSDEISPTSGDFPSLEDLSSSPTKRHLAVDEKILNRLFMYFSACEKCVLAQVCKAWRRVLYQPKFWVGLTPVLDTKELYNVLPSGDKEFVSLQGFAIRGFDGFCLVGVSDLDICEFIDNYPLSKKGVKSMSLKRSTITDAGLEVMLEQMQGVMHLELSGCNDFTEAGLWSSLNARICSLSISDCINVADDAIAAISQLLPNLTELNLQAYHVTDTALAYFTAKQGYTTHTLRLNSCWEITNHGVVNMVHSLPNLSVLSLSGCSKVTDDGVELVAENLRKLRSLDLSWCPRITDMALEYIACDLHKLEELVLDRCVRITDTGLSYLSTMSSLRNLYLRWCCQVQDFGLKHLLGMRSIRLLSLAGCPLLTTTGLSGLAQLHDLEELELTNCPGATPELFKYFSQHLPGCMVIE